CGTGGACATCGGGATTCGTGTCCGTGCCGCTGACCTGGACGCAGTCACCGACGCTGGCCGAGGCCGGCGCGCCGGTCACCTTGTCGTAGACCAACCAACCCACGAGAAGAATCAGCCCGATACCGAGACGAATCATCAACTTCTTGGCGAAGATGGCGAACTTCTTGGGCGGCTGCGGCGCGGGAGCCTGCGGGGGTGCGGGGTAGGTGGAGTCTTGGTATGTGGGGGTTGTTGTCACTGGTTCCTCGCAGGTCAGCCACGGCGGGCGGGAATGAGCCCGGGCAGGCTAGCGATCAAAATGAGTTCGCTCCGGCTCTGAGATGAAACTGAGGCCGCGTCGCATTTGCATCGTGATCAAATTGCGTCGGCGGGGGCCTGTACTGTACTGCCGCTCCAAGGAGCAGAGGGCTTTGAAGCCGTCGGCGTACAGCACGGAAGTACCGCAACCGCGTCGCTCTTGGCTGATCGCAGCCGACCGCAGGAGCCTCGTTGAACGGGACAGGAGACCACAGCGATCGAACTGCCGGTAGTTCGCATCGAGAGGGTCAGCGCGCGGCCGGCACAGACAGGCTGCACTCTTGGCCATCGGCGAAGCCTGGTCGTCGGTTAGGTCCCCGCCTGACTCTCGGGCCACCCCCAGACAGACCCTAGGGTCCACAAGGCCTGATAGAACCCGCGGCCTGCTGGCCCCGCCCGAGCCCACAGGAGAGCAACCTTGAATGTCCTCGCGGTGACCGGACATGTGGACCCCTCGTCCGAGCCCTTCGTCCGCGCCGAGTTCGCGAGCCTGCTGGCCGCCCTGGCCGTCGATGACCCGCTCGACGGCTGGTGCTGCATCGCGGAGGGCGTCGGCAGCATCTTCGCCGAGGAGTTGCTCGCTGCCGGCGGTCGCCTGCACATCGTCATGC
This genomic interval from Streptacidiphilus rugosus AM-16 contains the following:
- a CDS encoding LppU/SCO3897 family protein, whose amino-acid sequence is MTTTPTYQDSTYPAPPQAPAPQPPKKFAIFAKKLMIRLGIGLILLVGWLVYDKVTGAPASASVGDCVQVSGTDTNPDVHVIGCTNPKAAYKVLKEDSGSSDECKNVPGVVAWYTETGGTNVVLCLGKNQ